The genomic interval CTTATAAAATATAAAAGGATGAGATATGAATAAAAAAAAATTACACAAATTTTTTAACAATAAAGAAGAATTTGCTCCAAATGAAAGACTTTGGCTTTTCTGTATGTTGATGTTGGTTGCTGGATTTTTTGGCGGCTTTACCTTCTCTTTAAGAGGTAGAGTTTTTGTAAATGCTCAAACAGGAAACTTAGTATTACTATCATTGGGATTTGCGACTTGGGATACTGCACTTATAAAAAATGCTCTTGCTACATTTTTAGCTTACTTCTGTGGAATAATAATGGCTGAGTTTATTTCTAAAAAAATTAATAAAACATCTTTTCTTATCTGGGAAAGAATATTATTAATTTTTAGTATTATTGTTACTATATGTTTAGGATTTATTCCTGAGGCTGCTCCTTATGAATTTACTAACTTCCCAATAGCTTTTACTGCTGCAATGCAATTCAATACTTTTGAGAAAGCACATGGTATGGGAATGGCTACTCCTTTCTGTACTAACCATGTTAAACAAGCTTCAGCTAATTTTGTTAGATTTTTAAGAACTAGGGATGATAATAAACTGAGAATTTCTTTAAGCCATTTAAGTATGATATTATCATTTATTATAGGTGCAACTCTTTCAATATTTTTAGGAAGATTTCTTTTTGGAAAAGCTATTTGGCTTTCTACAATTTTTCTAATTATCACTTTTTACTTTTTTTCAAAATCAATAAAAGAATATAAAAAGAAGCTGTAAAGCTTCTTTTTATATTACTATTTCTTTAAAGTTTCATTGATTGCTTTCTTTAGTTGATCTGCAGTTATAGCTCCACTAACATATCCTTCAAGGAATCCCTTCTTATTTATTACATAAGTTGTAGGGAAAGCTCTTACTCCATAATCATCAAAAGTTTTTCCTGTTTCATCCATTAAAGTAGGATAAGTTATATTTTTCTTCTTTAAGAATGCAGTTATTTCTTCCTTTGACACGTCTACATTGTTAGCATTTAACTTAGATTTTGGTCCTGCAATTCCTATGATTATTACATCTTTTGAATTTGAACCAAATTCTTTATATACTTTTTCAAAGTCTGGCATTTCTCTAACACAATATCCACACCAAGTCGCCCAGAAGTTTATAACAACTACCTTTCCTTTATAATCTGCTAGATTATGTTTTTTACCATATTGGTCTTGAAGAACAATATTTGGAACTTTAACATCTTCCTTTTTATTAGTCTTAGCTGCAAAAAGTGAGAATGACATCAATGCAAACATAAGCACCATTATTAATTTACGTTTCATTTTTTCCTCCTTCTTATTTTGTACATTTTTCTGTACTAACTTGCTCATATATTAGCAATAAAATAAGAATAAGTCAATCTATTTATTTTAATTCTTTTTCATAATTTTTTAGTGCCTCTAAAGCTGGTTTTGCAATAGGTATTATAACTAGAATATTTATAACTGTCATTATCCCTAATCCAAAATCTGCTAAAGACCAAATGAACATATCTTGTTTTATTCCACCAATATATATCATCAATATTAATATAGCTTGATATCCTATATTTAAATATTTACTTTCATGTATAAAATTAACTGCACTTCTACCATAGAAAGCTACTGCAAGTATAGTACTTACACAGAAGAAGAACATTAAAATCACAACAAAAGGTGCTCCTATTGAAGATAGGTGATAAGTCATAGCTGCTTGGAAAAGTCCCATTCCTGATAAACCTGCTATTGTACTTTCAGGTACAAGTAAAACTATGAATGCTGTTGCACTACAGATAACTAAGGTATCAATAAATACTCCTAAAGCTTGTACCATTCCTTGTTTTGAAGGGTTATCTATATGAACTGCTGCAGCTGCATAGTTTGAGTTTCCACTTCCTGCCTCGTTAGAGAATAGTCCTCTTCTAACTCCATTCATAACAACTGCTCCAAATGTTCCTCCAAATATTTCTTTTCCTCCAAAAGCTTGAGAAAAAATTGTTCCTATCATTGATGGTATATTTGTTAAATTTGTAACTAAGATATAAATAACTGCCACAACATATATAATTGCCATAAATGGAACTATCTTATTTAAAGATTCTATAATAGAGTCTTTCTTAGAACTACTAAAAAATATTACATAGGCAACCATAATAGCTACAGCTATTGATGATATATTTTGTAAATTTAGGAATTTATTTCCTGCACCCCAAGTATATACAGAAGTTATTGAACTAGTAATAGAGTTAGACATAACTTGTGTTACTCCAAAGTAACATACTACTGATGCTAGTGCATAGATAATTCCTAACCATCTCATATTTAGCCTTTTTTCTATAATAAATGGTGTTCCTCCTGTATAAG from Fusobacterium pseudoperiodonticum carries:
- a CDS encoding YoaK family protein; amino-acid sequence: MNKKKLHKFFNNKEEFAPNERLWLFCMLMLVAGFFGGFTFSLRGRVFVNAQTGNLVLLSLGFATWDTALIKNALATFLAYFCGIIMAEFISKKINKTSFLIWERILLIFSIIVTICLGFIPEAAPYEFTNFPIAFTAAMQFNTFEKAHGMGMATPFCTNHVKQASANFVRFLRTRDDNKLRISLSHLSMILSFIIGATLSIFLGRFLFGKAIWLSTIFLIITFYFFSKSIKEYKKKL
- a CDS encoding TlpA family protein disulfide reductase, whose product is MSFSLFAAKTNKKEDVKVPNIVLQDQYGKKHNLADYKGKVVVINFWATWCGYCVREMPDFEKVYKEFGSNSKDVIIIGIAGPKSKLNANNVDVSKEEITAFLKKKNITYPTLMDETGKTFDDYGVRAFPTTYVINKKGFLEGYVSGAITADQLKKAINETLKK
- a CDS encoding alanine/glycine:cation symporter family protein, which translates into the protein MESIYKIVDAVNGLLWGKNILVFMLIGAALYFSFKTKFMQFRLFHKIVKVLFKNEKGKKGDISSLETFFLGTACRVGAGNIAGVVAAISVGGPGAIFWMWLVAMLGSATAFIESSLAVIYRKKEKDGSYTGGTPFIIEKRLNMRWLGIIYALASVVCYFGVTQVMSNSITSSITSVYTWGAGNKFLNLQNISSIAVAIMVAYVIFFSSSKKDSIIESLNKIVPFMAIIYVVAVIYILVTNLTNIPSMIGTIFSQAFGGKEIFGGTFGAVVMNGVRRGLFSNEAGSGNSNYAAAAVHIDNPSKQGMVQALGVFIDTLVICSATAFIVLLVPESTIAGLSGMGLFQAAMTYHLSSIGAPFVVILMFFFCVSTILAVAFYGRSAVNFIHESKYLNIGYQAILILMIYIGGIKQDMFIWSLADFGLGIMTVINILVIIPIAKPALEALKNYEKELK